One genomic segment of Odocoileus virginianus isolate 20LAN1187 ecotype Illinois chromosome 33, Ovbor_1.2, whole genome shotgun sequence includes these proteins:
- the LOC110131753 gene encoding mitochondrial import inner membrane translocase subunit Tim17-B codes for MEEYAREPCPWRIVDDCGGAFTMGVIGGGVFQAIKGFRNAPVGIRHRLRGSVNAVRIRAPQIGGSFAVWGGLFSTIDCGLVRLRGKEDPWNSITSGALTGAVLAARSGPLAMVGSAMMGGILLALIEGVGTLLTRYTAQQFRNAPPFLEDPGQLPPKEGTPGPGYPSYQQYH; via the coding sequence ATGGAGGAGTATGCTCGGGAACCTTGCCCATGGCGAATTGTGGATGATTGTGGTGGAGCCTTCACTATGGGTGTTATCGGCGGTGGAGTATTCCAGGCCATTAAGGGCTTCCGCAATGCCCCTGTCGGAATTCGGCACCGATTGAGAGGCAGTGTCAATGCTGTAAGGATCAGAGCCCCCCAGATTGGAGGTAGCTTCGCTGTGTGGGGGGGCCTGTTTTCCACCATTGACTGTGGTCTGGTGCGGCTTCGGGGCAAGGAAGATCCCTGGAACTCCATCACCAGTGGCGCACTGACTGGGGCTGTGCTGGCTGCCCGCAGTGGCCCATTGGCCATGGTGGGCTCGGCAATGATGGGGGGCATCCTGTTGGCCCTCATCGAGGGTGTTGGCACCCTTCTCACTCGCTATACTGCCCAGCAGTTCCGCAATGCACCCCCGTTCCTGGAGGACCCTGGCCAGCTGCCCCCTAAGGAGGGTACCCCGGGCCCAGGCTACCCCAGCTATCAGCAGTACCACTGA